CGCCTCGCTCGCGCGAGCCCGGGCCCTGCGCATCTCCGGCCAGTACCCGGCGGGGCTCTCCGTGGCCGCCCCCGTCGTCGCCGAGGCGCGCACCCTGGGCTACCCCCCGCTGCTGGCCGAGGCCCTGCTGGAGCTGGGACAGCAGCAGGCCGACTTCGGCAACCCCGACGCCGAGCACACGCTGAAGGAGGCGGTGTGGAGGGCCGACGCGGTGCGGCTGGACGAGGTGCGCACCGAGGCGCTGGTGGCCCTCACCCAGCTCGTCGCCTACGACGCGGCGCGCGTGCACGACGGCCATGACTGGTTCCACCAGGCGCGCGCGCTGCTGGTGCGCACCCGCCGGCAGGGCCGCATCCTCGCCGAGCTGGAGAGCTCCCACGGCCTGGTGTACGCCGCCCAGGGAGACGTGGCCGCCGCCGAGGCCTCGCACCGCAACGCGCTCGCCGTGCTGGAGCAGGTGTCCCCCGAGGAGAACCCCGAGAAGGCGGTGGTGCTGCGGCGGCTGGGCAACGCGCTCTCCGCCCAGGGCCGCTACGAGGAGGCGCTGCTCGTGTACCAGCGTGCCCACGCGGACTTCCGCAAGGCCCTGGGGGACGAGCACCCGCGCGTGGGCAGCTCGCTGGTGAACATCGGCACCACGCTCACCGCGCTGGGCCGCCACGGCGAGGCCCTGGAGCCACTGCGCCAGGGCGTGGCCATCGTGGCGCGCACGCTGCCGGTGAAGCACCCCTTCCGCTCCCAGGCGCTCAACGCGCTGGGCTTCGCGCTGTGGCGCGACGGGGACACGAAGCAGGCACTGGACGTGCTGCGCCGGGCGGTGGCGACGGCGGAGCACACCCGCGGCCCGGAGCACCCGGAGGTCGCGCAGCCGTGCAACACCCTGGGCCTGGTGCTGCTGGACGCCGGGGAACCCAAGCAGGCCCTGGAGGCCTTCGCCAGGGCGCTGCGCATCCGCGAGCACGCGCTGGGGGCCCATCACCCGGAGCTGGCCGGGCCCCTCACCGGCCAGGGCGAGGCGCTGATGAAGCTGGGCCGTACCGCCGAGGCGCTCGCGCCCCTGGAGCGCGCCCTGTCGCTGCGCACCACGCATGCCGTGCCCCCGGTGGAGCTGGCCGAGACGCGCTTCGCCCTCGCCCGCGCGCTGTGGGCATCCCACCGGGACACGGCGAGAGCCAGGCAGCTCGCCCTGGTGGCCCAGAGCGCGCTGGAGCAGCCGGGCGGCGAGCACCTGCGCGCGGAAATCCAGGACTGGCTCGCCTCCCACGCGCCCCGCGAGTAGCGGCGCGCCTCACTCCGCCCCTTCGTACACGGGGAACTCCAGCCGCAGGCGCGCCCCACCCTCCTCCCGGTTCTCTGCCACCAGCGAGCCGCCGAACTGCTCCACCAGCTCGCGCGAGAGGGCCAGCCCCAGCCCCGTCCCCTTCTCCGGCCCCTTGGTGGTGAAGAAGCTCTCGAAGAGCCGGGGCAGCACCTCCGGGGGAAAGCCCGGGCCGTTGTCCTCCACCCGCAGCAGCACCCGGGAGCCCTCCCGCCCACCGGTGACGCGGACCTCGGAGCCGACCCGGCCATCCAGCGCGTCCCCCGCGTTCACCAGCAGGTTGAGCAGCACCTGCGCCAGCCTCCGGTGCACCGCGAGCACCGGGGGCAGCTCCTTCGGCACCTCCACCTCCACCCGCGCCACGTGCTCGAGCCGCAGCCGGGCGATGCGCACCGCGTCTCCCACCACGTCCGCCAGCGAGCACGCCGTGGGCCCCTCCGCGTCCATGCGCGAGAAGCCCCTCAGGTCCGCGATGATCTGCCGCACGCGCTCGAGGCCCGCGCGCGTCTCGCCGAAGACCTCGGCGAGCTCCTCCCGGGACGGGTGGGGATGCGCCAGCACCTCGCGCTCGAGGAAGTCGAGGTTGGCGCGGATGTAGGCCACCGGGTTGTTGATTTCGTGGATGACGCCCGCCGCGAGCCGCCCGATGGTGGCCAGCTTCTCGGACTGGGCCCGGCGGCGCTCACTGATGGCGAGCGACTCCATCGCCTCGCGGCGTCCGCGCTCCAGGCGGGCCTCGCTCTCCGCGCGCAGCGCCTGGCGGAACTGGCTGGAGCCGTACGCCCCGATGAGGGTGGTCGTCGCCGTGAGGCCGGCCCACAGCACCGCCTTGCTCCACGGGTGCCCATCGGCCAGTTGCAGACCCGCCGCCCCCAGGCCACACAGCAGGCCGCTGATGGTGATGGCGCTCGCGTCCCGGGGATAGCCCAGGGCCAGGATGAGCGGCAGGAAGGGGAAGAAGGCGTTGTAGGGACTGGAGGTGGCGCCCGTGACGCGCACCAGCCCGAAGAAGCTGAGGCTGGCGAGCACGCTCTGGAAGGCGATGTGCCAGCGCACCCCGGACACGGACCGCTCGTCCAGCAGCAGCGCGGAGGCCAGCAGGCCCAGGGCCCACACGACGCGGATGGCCAGGATGCGCACGTCGTGCCCCACCGAGAGCATATCCAACAGGTACTGGGAGAGGACGGCCCCGGAGAACATCAGCAACATCTTGCGAGGCGGTGCCCCCGAGATGGGCGCCGGGGAGCTCCCGGCGACACGCGGGCCGGTGTGCACTGCCGGAGGGGCCGGATCAGCGCGGGGGACGGGGGGGAGGCTCATGGATCGCACCCGGGGGCGGGAACGAGCCTGATCCTATCAGTTCAGAAGTTGAGACTGAGGCGAGGCCTGCCCATCGGCCCACTGCTCGATGGAACTCTCGAATCCCCTCTCGAGCCATGAGAAACAGGGCGACGGTGTCGCTTCACGTAGGATGCGCACCCGTGAGGGAGTGGAGGCAATGACGGAGCGCAAGGGGCGCGAGGCGTGGCCGCCGGAGCTCACCGAGCAGTTGCGCAAGGTGGACCGGCTGCGGCGCAGCGGGCGGTACGCGGAGGCGCTCTCCCGGATGGGGCGGCTGGCGGAGGAGCACCCGCGCCAGATGCGCGTCCTGTTGGAGATGGGGCTGACACTCGGCGTCTGGGGTGGCGCGCCCGCCGAGGCGCTGCCCTGGTTCGAGCGCGCCCTGGAGATGGCACCGGGCCACGTGTCCGCGCAGCTGCACCGGGCGCTCGCCCTGGCCCGGCTGGGCCGGCACGCGGAGGCCGTGGCCGACTTCGACGCGCTCGAGGCGGTGGGCTACCGCAAGGCGCTCGTGCTGTACATGAAGCGCGCCGAGTCCCTGGAGGTGCTCGGCCGGCTGGACGACGCCGAGCGGGATTGGACCCAGGCGCTCGCCGAGGACCCCGGCAACCCGTGGCTGCTGCAGCAGCGTGCCTCGGCGCGGGCCCGGATCGGACGGTTGCGGGAGGCCATCGAGGATCTCTCCGACGCACTGGTCGCGGGTGAGGGAGAGGTGGACGCGGAGCTGCTGCGTGACCGGGGCGTGCTGCGCGCGCGGCTGGGGGATACGACGGGAGCCCGCGCGGACTTCGAGGCGGGACTCGCCGCCCTGCGCGAGGGCGACCCACCCGGGCTCGCGGAGGAGCTGCGCCGGAGGCTCCAGGACAATTCCTGACGCTTCAGTCCTGGAGGCCCAGCTCGGCCACGAGCAGGGGACGCGCCCGCGTGAACTCCCGCTCCACCTCGTCCAGCAGCTCCCCCGCTCCGGCCAGGCCCTGCTCCCGCACGAGGTTCTCCAGCGCCTTGCAGAGCTGACGCACCCGCATCATCCCGAACATGCCGCTGCTCGAGGCCAGGCCATGCGACTCGTTGGCGAGCCTCGCGGCATCACCCGCGGCCAGCAGCTTGCGCATCTGGCCCATCCGCTCCGGAGAGCGCGACAGGAAGCCACGGGCGAGATCCACCACCACGTGCGGATCCTTCTCGTCCTCCAGCACACGCAGCTTCTCCAGCTGCTTCACGTCGAACACGGGGGCCGACTGCTCCATGGGAGTCATTCTGCACGACTCGACGCCAGATGTTCAGCGGCCCCCCTGGGTCCTCCCGGTAGCCGCCCGGAGTGGGATATGAGGGCTCCCGCCCCGATGTCCCCCTCCGACTCCCCCCGCATGCCGAGCCCCATCGCCTGGGCCGCGCTCGTCTTCCTCGGCCTCACCACCGCCACCTGGTGGCCCCACACGGACCTCGGGGACTCGCAGCTCTACCAGGTCGTCGCCCGGCACATGGTCGAGGACAGGAGCTGGACCCGGCTGCGCTACCTCCCCACCGTCCACCCGCGCTTCTTCGAGCACCTGCCCTTCGGCTTCTGGCCCTTCGCCCTCGTCATCCGCCTGTTCGGCGAGCCCGCCCTGCGCCCCCTGTGCGCCGCCTTCTCCCTGGGCACCCTCCTGCTCACCGGCTCCGTCGCCCGCCGCTCCGCCGGCACCTGGGCCGGCGTCACCGCCATGCTGGTGCTCGCCTTCCCCGATGGCTTCTTCATCCGCGGCGGCCACCCCTTCCTCGAGCCCCTCCTCCTCCTGCTCGCCACCGGCTCCGCCGTGCCCCCGCTGCTCGGTGTGCCTCGCGCCCGCGACTGGCTCGTCTGCGGGTTGCTCGCCGCGGGCGCCTGCGCCGTGAAGGGGCCCTTCGGCCTGCTGCCCTTCGCCGGTGCCACCGTCGCCCGCGCCCTCGTCGAGCGCTCCTGGAAGGTGCTCGTCACCGGCACCCTCGTGGGCCTCGTCTCCACCGTGCCCACCGTGCTCTTCCTCGTCACCCACCCGGACTGGTGGGAGGGCTACGTGCGCCACCAGGTCCTCGCCTCCGCCACGGGCGAGCGGCTGGATGGACAGAACGCCTGGTACATCCCCTTCAGGACCCTCGGCAGCCGCTTCTGGCCCGGACTGCCCCTGCTCACCGCGGGCGCGGTGCTCGCCCTCGGCCGGCCCGCCCGCGCCTTCCGCGCCCTGCTCCCCGAGGGCACTCCGGAACCTGCCCGCGTCCTCCGCTCCGCCCGCGTGCTGCTGCTCGCGAGCCTGTTCGTCCTCCTCGCGCTCTGCGTTCCGGGCCGCAAGGTGTGGAACCACTCGCTCGTCGCCTTCCCGCTGCTGGCCATGCTCGTCGGCGTGGGGCTCGGCCCGTGGCTGGAGGCCCGGCTCGCGCCACCCGGGCGAGCCCGTCGTGCCCGGCTCGGACTGGCCGTGCTCGCGCTCACCGTGCTGGGCGCCTCGGCCGCCGGAGCGGGCCGGCTGCTCTTCCCCAAACGGTGCCCCGCCTCGGGAGTGCTCGCCCCGGCGCTCGCGGACGTGCCACCCGGTGCG
This is a stretch of genomic DNA from Archangium violaceum. It encodes these proteins:
- a CDS encoding Hpt domain-containing protein: MEQSAPVFDVKQLEKLRVLEDEKDPHVVVDLARGFLSRSPERMGQMRKLLAAGDAARLANESHGLASSSGMFGMMRVRQLCKALENLVREQGLAGAGELLDEVEREFTRARPLLVAELGLQD
- a CDS encoding ArnT family glycosyltransferase, coding for MPSPIAWAALVFLGLTTATWWPHTDLGDSQLYQVVARHMVEDRSWTRLRYLPTVHPRFFEHLPFGFWPFALVIRLFGEPALRPLCAAFSLGTLLLTGSVARRSAGTWAGVTAMLVLAFPDGFFIRGGHPFLEPLLLLLATGSAVPPLLGVPRARDWLVCGLLAAGACAVKGPFGLLPFAGATVARALVERSWKVLVTGTLVGLVSTVPTVLFLVTHPDWWEGYVRHQVLASATGERLDGQNAWYIPFRTLGSRFWPGLPLLTAGAVLALGRPARAFRALLPEGTPEPARVLRSARVLLLASLFVLLALCVPGRKVWNHSLVAFPLLAMLVGVGLGPWLEARLAPPGRARRARLGLAVLALTVLGASAAGAGRLLFPKRCPASGVLAPALADVPPGAPVLVVSTQYEWTTLAAFAVERRWLPRRLPELGAENPDGAHVAFVADGAPVSASGWREVGRDGRWRLLLGP
- a CDS encoding tetratricopeptide repeat protein — translated: MTERKGREAWPPELTEQLRKVDRLRRSGRYAEALSRMGRLAEEHPRQMRVLLEMGLTLGVWGGAPAEALPWFERALEMAPGHVSAQLHRALALARLGRHAEAVADFDALEAVGYRKALVLYMKRAESLEVLGRLDDAERDWTQALAEDPGNPWLLQQRASARARIGRLREAIEDLSDALVAGEGEVDAELLRDRGVLRARLGDTTGARADFEAGLAALREGDPPGLAEELRRRLQDNS
- a CDS encoding sensor histidine kinase; translation: MLLMFSGAVLSQYLLDMLSVGHDVRILAIRVVWALGLLASALLLDERSVSGVRWHIAFQSVLASLSFFGLVRVTGATSSPYNAFFPFLPLILALGYPRDASAITISGLLCGLGAAGLQLADGHPWSKAVLWAGLTATTTLIGAYGSSQFRQALRAESEARLERGRREAMESLAISERRRAQSEKLATIGRLAAGVIHEINNPVAYIRANLDFLEREVLAHPHPSREELAEVFGETRAGLERVRQIIADLRGFSRMDAEGPTACSLADVVGDAVRIARLRLEHVARVEVEVPKELPPVLAVHRRLAQVLLNLLVNAGDALDGRVGSEVRVTGGREGSRVLLRVEDNGPGFPPEVLPRLFESFFTTKGPEKGTGLGLALSRELVEQFGGSLVAENREEGGARLRLEFPVYEGAE